The Paenibacillus swuensis genome contains the following window.
ATCGATAATCCATTTGGCTATTGATAATCCCAAACCTGTGCCTGACGTTTCACCCCGTGATGCGTCAGCCCGGTAGAAGCGTTCAAATATGAGCGGCACGTGACTTTTATCCATACCCATGCCGGTGTCCTCAATACGGATTCCGACAGAACCTTCACCCTTAACGGCATCCAACTTAACAAAACCCTCCGAGGTGTATTTGAATGCATTTTCTATAAAGATGAACAGCAGCTGTTGCAATAAATCTTTATTACCGTTCACCACAGCTTCTTCCAACGCATGCAGATCCCCGGCTTTCCATTCCGCTTCATGGGGCAAGAACTGCGCGCGCCGAACCACTTCCTCCACCAACCCATGGATCTCAACGGGCTCCTTCTGCAACTCCTGTCCGGCATCCGCGCGGGCCAACGCCAACAGATCGTTCACTAACCGGCTCATGCGTTCCGCTTCATCCGCTATATCGCGCATCGCTTCCAACGACATCTCCCTGTTGGCAGGAGCGACTAAATCCTCCGGGACCGCGGCGTTCTTCCACATTCGCTCCAGCAAATCCACGTTTCCTCGAATCGTCGTTAACGGCGTCCTCAGCTCATGGGAAGCATCGGAGACGAAACGCCGCTGTGCGCGGTAAGCCTCTTCCATATCGCTGTACATGACTTGAATCCGGGAGAGAAGACTGTTGAATGTGTCTGTTAAACGACCGATTTCGTCCCTCGGCCCGTTATATTTAATGCGTTTGCCCAAGTCCGAGCCCCGTTCAATCTGGTTGGCCGCCACGATGACATGGTCAATGGGCTTCAAAGCTTTACGCGCAAGGAAGAAGCCCAGAGAAGCCGCGAGTAAAATCACGCCAAAGCCGGCCAGGCTCAAACTGAATTTCATCGTATTTAACCAGGAATCAATGGAATCTACCCGGGTAGCGACCTGCAAGACGCCGATGACTTCACCGCTGCCAATCAATTGATAAGGCGTGTTATAAACGTAAACGGTAATATCACCCACTTTTTCTTTCACAAAAAAAGCTTGGCCTTCCTTAGCTCTCTTCAGCGTTGCCTCTGTACGTCCCAGCTCGAACTTCCCCAACGTGTTGGATTTGTTCATTAACTCCCCGCCGGGATACACCGATTGAAAATAAATATTGGAATTCTTGAATGTGTCCAGTTGAGGGAAAATAACGGTATACCGAGCCCCGTCCCCGTAAGGTTCTTCGTACACCCGCGCTTTGCTGTTAATATATTTGCTTTGAGAGTCCAGTTCTTTTTTTACCGAAGAATACAGTTGATATGAGAAAAATCCGTATAAGGCCATGCTGAATGTTGTGATCATCACGGCTAATATCAAGGTGTACCACAATGTCAGTCTCAGCCGGATCGACATGCTGTTAATCTCCCTTCATGACATACCCGGCGCCGCGAACCGTCTGAATTAATCGCTTGCCTCCGTGCTCCTCTGTTTTCTGGCGCAGCATGGCGATATAGACCTCCAACACATTGGACTCGCCGCTGTAGTCATAGCCCCAGATTCGCTCCATAATGACGTCGCGGGACAGCACTCTGCGGGGATTATGCAGAAATAGGTGAAGCAAATCGAATTCCTTCGTCGTAAGTTCCACTCGTTTTCCGTTCCGAATAACCTCTCGCGTATCCATATCGAGCATGATATCTTCAAATTGCACCCGATTCGTTTTCTGCTCGGCGCTTTCGATTTTCCTTCGCAATAACGCTCTTACTCTGGCCAACAATTCTTCCAGCGCGAACGGTTTCACCAAATAATCATCGGCGCCTAAATCCAGCCCTTTTACTCGTGAAGAAATTTCGTCCTTGGCTGTAAGCATGAGAATCGGGATCTCGCTTCCCCCTTCTCGAATTCGACGGCACACTTCCCACCCATCGAGCTGGGGCATCATCACATCCAGAATCATGACATCGGGTTCGTCGCTAAGCAGCTTCTGGAGTCCATCCGCGCCATGATTCGCGGTCACTACATCATAGCCTTCAAAGGTTAAGCTCCTGCGCAACATAGACGTAATTTTCTCATCATCATCCACAACTAGTATTCGGTTTCGCATCGTTCTCTCATCCGTCCTTTTCACAAAATATCCCCGAGAACGAACCTAGCCGCACAAGCACCGGTCGCTCTCAGGGAAACTGTCTCATGATTCAATTGTCGAGGTTACATGATGATGATCATTGTTGTTTTTGTTGTTCCAGTGCTTGCTTCTCGTACTCATTACGGTCGCCGATCTTAACCGTTACTTGGCTGGTTTTACTATTGCGCAGAATGGTCAGGTTCACGGACTCGCCTACCTTGTTTTTGGAGATTTCCGCTTTAAGGGCATCGCTGTTATCTACCTTGACCCCGTTCACTTGCGTAATTACATCATAGGTCCGCAGATCGGCTTGATATGCCGGCGTATTGTAAGGTACGCTTGCGATAATTGAACCTTTGGTACTCTTAAGTCCGAGTTGGGCTGCCATTTCGGCTGTAATATCGGATAAGTTTACACCAATAAAAGGAACCGGCTCCTTCGGAATTTCCTTATTATTCTTCAATTGGTCCAGCACGCCGTCAATCGTGCTTGTAGGTATCGCGAATCCGATGCCTTGGGCCTGGGCGCTTACAGCCGTGTTAATGCCGATAACCTCACCGTCCAGGTTCAACAAGGGGCCGCCGGAGTTGCCGGGATTGATCGCCGCGTCGGTTTGGAACAGATTCTTGTAGTTCCGCTCG
Protein-coding sequences here:
- a CDS encoding sensor histidine kinase; the encoded protein is MSIRLRLTLWYTLILAVMITTFSMALYGFFSYQLYSSVKKELDSQSKYINSKARVYEEPYGDGARYTVIFPQLDTFKNSNIYFQSVYPGGELMNKSNTLGKFELGRTEATLKRAKEGQAFFVKEKVGDITVYVYNTPYQLIGSGEVIGVLQVATRVDSIDSWLNTMKFSLSLAGFGVILLAASLGFFLARKALKPIDHVIVAANQIERGSDLGKRIKYNGPRDEIGRLTDTFNSLLSRIQVMYSDMEEAYRAQRRFVSDASHELRTPLTTIRGNVDLLERMWKNAAVPEDLVAPANREMSLEAMRDIADEAERMSRLVNDLLALARADAGQELQKEPVEIHGLVEEVVRRAQFLPHEAEWKAGDLHALEEAVVNGNKDLLQQLLFIFIENAFKYTSEGFVKLDAVKGEGSVGIRIEDTGMGMDKSHVPLIFERFYRADASRGETSGTGLGLSIAKWIIDQHEGSVEVSTSLGIGTTFTIWLPASFPRTVE
- a CDS encoding response regulator transcription factor codes for the protein MRNRILVVDDDEKITSMLRRSLTFEGYDVVTANHGADGLQKLLSDEPDVMILDVMMPQLDGWEVCRRIREGGSEIPILMLTAKDEISSRVKGLDLGADDYLVKPFALEELLARVRALLRRKIESAEQKTNRVQFEDIMLDMDTREVIRNGKRVELTTKEFDLLHLFLHNPRRVLSRDVIMERIWGYDYSGESNVLEVYIAMLRQKTEEHGGKRLIQTVRGAGYVMKGD